TGGGCGTGCAGATTGCGCCCTTGCTTGCCGGCGCCGGCATATTTGGTGTTGCCATCGGCTTTGGCTCGCAGACCCTGGTAAAGGACGTCCTCAGCGGGGTCTTCTACATGCTGGACGACGCCTTCCGCGTTGGCGAGTACATCCAAAGCGGCAGCTACAAGGGAACTGTCGAGTCGTTTAGTCTGCGATCCGTACGTTTGAGGCATCACCGCGGACCTATCTTCACCGTCCCGTTCGGAGAACTTGGCGCGGTCGAGAATATGAGCCGAGACTGGGTGATCGACAAAATGACGATCAACGTCACTTACGATTCCGACATCGAGCTGGCTCGCAAGCTCATAAAGAAGATCGGTCAGGAATTGGCCGCGGACCCGGAATTCGCGGCAGACACGTTGCAGCCCTTGAAAATGCAGGGCGTCGATAGCTTCGGGGATTTCGCGATCGTCCTGAGGCTCAAACTCATGACCAAGCCCAACGCGCAGTTTGCCATCAAGCGGCGCGCTTTCATGATGATCAAGAAGGTCTTCGATGAAAATGGCATCAAGATCGCCGTGCCTACGGTCCATGTGGAAGGAAGTGGCGAATCTGCGGCTGCGGCCGCCCATCAGGTTCAGCAGTCGGCAAAAGCGGCACAGGTTGCCGAGGCGGCGGGCCAAGCCGTGGCCTGAGTACGTTCGTCAATCTCGTGCGTAACCGCCGCCGGAGGCTCGTCGGTCCAAGGGAGGCCATGTCAAAAGATGAGCTGGAACAAGTTATATGCTCTCAAGAGCTACATGCGTGCCTCCTTGTGGATCATCCCATTTTTTGCGCTCATCGCGCAGCAGGCCTTTTTTCGCGCAGTTCTCACTTCCGAGAAATGGATACCGTGGATCCCGCCTTGGCCCTTGGGGGTCGATGGCACGGTTGCTGCAATGCAGGCGATTGTAAGCCTGGCGCTTTCGTTTCTCGTTTTCACATTCGGCTCACTGCTTGTGGCGATACAAATAGCCAGCGGACAGCTAACGCCGCGGATCATCGCGACCACGCTGCTGCGAGATAATGTTATCCGGTTTACCGTGGGCTTGTTCATCTTTACGCTGCTGTTTGCCATCGGCGCCATAAGCCGCGTGAATACGTCGGCTCCGGCCTCTATAATATGGATCTCGGCAGCCCTTGGCGTTCTGTCGCTGGCAGCATTTCTTTACTTGATCGATTATTCTGCTCGTTTGTTGCGCCCCGTCAGCATCATCCATAATGTCGCCGAGCAAGGTTTCGCCGTCATTGAAGGTGTATATCCGGAGAGCTGGAAGGAAACCGACGGGCAGCATCAGGCCCGTGACACATTTGGAAAGCCGGACAGGCTCGTCTTGCATTCTGGTTCGTCAGATATCATCCTTGCAGTGGACGTCAAATACTTGCTGAACCGAGCAATCCGGGCAGACGGTGTAATTGAGCTTGCGGCACGTGTCGGTGACTTTGTTGCCTATGGCCAACCGTTGTTCCGACTCTATGGTGGCGCCGGGCAGATCCCCGTCCATGAGTTATGCGGTACCGTCGCATTTGGGCGTGAGCGAACCATCGAGCAGGACCCGACTTTCGCCTTCAGGGTGATCGTCGATATCGCTACGAAGGCGCTTTCAAAGGCGATCAACGACGCAACGACAGCCGTGCTGGCAATCGACCAATTGCATAGGCTATTGGGGAGCGTCGGGGGGCGGGATCTGCGTAATGAGCGTCTTTGCGATGACGGCGGGCGTTTGCGTGTCGTGTACCCAACACCGGACTGGGAAGACTTCGTACAGCTCACGTGTCGCGAAATTAGGATCTATGGAGCCGATAATCTTCAGATTGCGCGGAGGCTTCGTGCCATGATCGACAATCTCGAAGACGTGTTGCCCGAGAGCCGGAAACAAGCGTTGCGGGCTGAACGCGATCTGCTCAATCGGATGATCGACAAGGCATACCTATTGCCCGAGGACGCTGCCTTGGCACGTATCGCCGACACGCAAGGGCTCGGTGGCTCAGCGGAGTCGTGAATGCCTGCGGCGAGGACGGCTCAAAGCCGTCGCTACTAGTGAATTCTTACCACTCCAACATTCTAAAGCTGTGTAAAATGATCTGAAGACCGAGGGCTGCTTGGGTGACGCCAAGCACCACAGCCAAGACCTGAAGCGAAGTTCCGACCCATTTTAGTATGAAATCTGCGAATAGCATCGCGAGCCAATCGAGCCCGAGTATCAACAGTACGATGGCGGTCACGGTGAGGCCCTCGGTTTGGCGATTGCCTGCGAGCGTCGCAAAGACGATGACCGCTGCGATCCCGTAAGGTGTGACGATCGTTGGAAAAGCCAGTGGCGAAAAGGCCAGTTTCAGATCTGGCGCACGGTCGGGTGCCGAAGTGTGATCCGTTAGATTTGCTGATTGCTGCAGTATGGTTCGCAGCGCCACCAGAAAAAGGACAATGCCTCCAGTCATGGCCAGCACCGGTAGTGAAATTTCAAAGTTCTCGAGCATCGTCCGCCCAAGAAGGCCAGCTACCGCCAGGGCGCCGGCCGAAAAAAATATTGCTCTTTGAGCGACCTGACGTCGAACCGTAGGATCCCAATATTTGGTTATTGCCATAAACGGCATCAAGATCTTGATCGGACCCAGCATCAGAAAAAGCATGAAGAAGACTTTTCGCGCGCCGAACTCGGCCTCAGGCATCGCTGCACTAACCGGCGCTTGTGCGAAAGACTGAACTGGACAGACCACCAACAACAGCAGCAGCGTGGTGATTAGACCGTTTGGAAAACGAGAATCGTGCGGCCTACAGAACGCTCTAGACGAGCAAGTCTTGTGGGTGCTTGATATCGCAAGCTTCGCAGTGATTGTCCGCAGCCATGTTGTCATCGAACATTCTCCGGTTAAGGATCATTGGCATTGTCCCGGAAGCCGAGCGTGACAGGGCTTCCGGGTGCCGCATCCCGTCGTACGGCTCCTATAGCCCCAGAACGACGCCGGATCGGGTCACGGCCAACCTCAAGAGGTGCCGTGCGTCCTGGTGGGTGGCATCTCCGAGAGGGGGATTCCGCAGCTTTTTTGCATGGCTTTCCAACCATTGGGTGATTGATCGTTCCAGTCTGCCCACGTTCGAGGCGTCAATCGAAGCACGTTTCGCCCGTGTCACCGGGCGAAAACATTATCTTGGTCAAAGAACGCGGTGCTGGTCGCCGTTTCTGCCGCATCACCCGGTTTGATTGGGGCTGCGATTTCAACGCGATTGGCAAGAATGCTTTGTTTGCGAAGCACTCCGTACATGCGCTTCATAATCACAGAGATATCGCGTATTGCCATGTGCGAAGATGTTGCCGTTACTTCTGTAGAAGGCACGGAGCATACTACCGCATCCACCTTCCCAAAAACCCGGGTTGCTGTGTTGCACAAGGTCTCCAAGTGTGAAACATCGAAAATGTCTGCAAACAATGCGATAGCTATTCCTCCGCTTGCTTCAATGCCGCTGATGACCTCGTTCACGGCCGTCGTGTTGCCTTTAAACGGGATAATAATGTTGACATCGGAGCCCCCAAGTCGCATCGCGATGTAGGCGCCCCGCTTCTGATCGCCAAGTACAATGATCGTTTTGCGTTCCTTGACCCGCATAATTTCGTTCCTCTAAGGTCACGGCGGCCCGCTTCGCACCCAAGGACATCCAAGCAGAATCGCAACCGCTCACTCGGGGATGAAGTTTGCCATGAGCTGGGGGCGTCTAAACTGGTCATTCCCATAGTTATTTTATCAGCTGAAGGGTCGCTGGGATTTGATGCTGCGCAAACTTGCGTCGGACCAGAGATCTTTGGTGAATGTCCAGCTTGCACCGAATCCTGCCTCAAGCCCGAAAGCGCTTTATGGCGACCAAGGCATCGTGCGCTATCGCCGTGTGGGGCAGAAGCCTCTTCTTGTAAGCGCCGGGCTGGGGAGTTCTTCTGCAAGCGCTGTGTCTGAGAGTTTAAGAGCCGACAGCATATCGGAACGGGTGGTAACGTCACTTAGACGGCCGAGGTAGTAGGCTCCCGAACCTTTGCCCAAAATCGCTGGCGTCCGCCAATTGCTTGGTCTGTGCTTTAGCGTTGACGCAGATCCTTGCGGATGAGGATGAGGGTCGGATCATCCGCATAGGGAACTGCAACGAAACCCTGTTCCCTCTCCACTTCGATTGCCTCATGGTTTGCGCGGCTTTCGAGCGATTCGAGGGACTTGGCGCCCGCGGCTTCCGCAAAGCGGGCGACATGGCGCAGCAATTCCCAGGCGACACCCTTGTGTTTGTGTTCGGCACGTACGGAGATCGCGACTTCCGCTCTCTCCGTCGACGCGTCACACGCTACAATGGCGGTGGCGATGATCATCTCACTATCCTCGCCAAAAGCGAGAAAGTTCTCGGTCGAGCGGTGATCGACCTTAGTCATAGAGAGAAGACGCTCGCGGCTAACTTCTCGAATTCCGCCCAGAAAGCGGAAGCGCATGTCTTGCGGAGTTACATGGGTGAAGAAATCTGCCAGGAGTACATCGTCTTCCGGACGGACGGAACGAAGGTGAAGGACAAGACCGCTGCGCGTGAGTAGATTGCAGCTCCAGACGTCGGTTGAGGATGAGGCCTCGGTGCGCGGTTCTGTGGCGTCGCGCGCGCGAAGAGGTTGCGCAGCGTCCGTCTCGATTATCACTTTCAAAGCTTTCGTGCTCGCAGCGTTGGCAAAAGTCTCATAGGCATCAGCAATCTGCCTGAGGTTGAAACGATGCGTGATCAGTTTTTTTGGGTCTATTTTTCCCGATTGCACGGTCTTTAGCAGCAACGGTGTCGTTACCGCATCCACCAGCCGTGTGGTGATGGCAATGTTGCGCGACCATAGCTTTTCCAGATGCAGGTCGGCCTTGACGCCGTGGACGCCGATGTTGGCGATTACGCCGCCAGGCGCGACGATCTCCTGACACAGCTCGAAGGTGGCGGGGATCCCAACCGCCTCAATCGCGGTGTCGACGCCCTTGCCTCCAGTCTGTGCCAGCACCTGTCGAGAGGCGTCCCCGCCGCCCGCCTGGATCGTCTGCGTCGCACCGAAACGTTTCGCCACGTTGAGCCGGTTCTCGTCGAGATCAATCATGATGAGGTCGGCTGGAGAGTAGAGCTGCGCCGTCAGCAACGCGGCCAGTCCGATTGGGCCGGAACCGACGATGGCAACTGACCCGCCAGGCTGCACCTTGCCGTTCAGCACGCCGCATTCAAAGCCCGTCGGAAGGATGTCGCTCAGCATGACGAGCGCCTCTTCATCTGCGCCTTGCGGGATCGGGTAGAGACTAGTGTCGGCATGGGGGATGCGGACATACTCGGCCTGTGTGCCATCGATCGTGTTGCCGAGAATCCAACCACCGGTGGTGCAGTGAGAGTACATTCCGCGCCGGCAATTGCTGCACTTGCCGCAGGACGAGATGCAGGAAATCAGGACGTGGTCGCCTTTTGCGAACTGGGTCACCCCAGTTCCCGTTTCCACCACGATGCCCACGCCCTCATGGCCGAGGATACGACCGGCTGTGCAGGTTGGAACGTCACCCTTGAGGATATGCAGATCGGTCCCGCAGATCGTGGTCCTCGTGATCTTGACGATGGCGTCGGTCGTCGCAGCGATCGCGGGTATCGGGCGCTCCGTCAGCGACTTGAGTCCCGGTCCTTCATAGACGAGCGCCTTCATCGATTCTCTCCTCCGCAAGGTTCGTTATCTGCCGCGAACATTGGCAATTGTGCACGTGCCTCCGCGAACCTGCTTTGACGCGGGTCAAAGATCGGATGAAGCGTGCGCATTGCACCGGGGGCGGCGCTCGCGCTCATGGCCGATCGGGCCCATTGATCCGCGTCAATGTCTGAGCGAACGAAGCTCGGTAACAATAAGAAGCAAAATCGGTTTTGAATTATCCGGTCGATTGAAGGGCGCGGGATGTGGCAAGAGTCACGGGATTGGAATCGTGATGCGATACAATGACTTTAAGATCGAATCCACGCCCACCCGTTGCGTCGGAATAACGTCGGAGCGCATCTTCCGAACGCGCCGGGGCTTGATGCCAATGTCACTCACCTTGATGCTCGGCATGGTAATGGTGGCTCTTGTTTCCAGGGACTCTGCACAGGCCTCGCACTGCAAGAGCTGGCCGATGCCCGGTTTGAACTGGAGCGGCTGCAATAAGAGCCACCTCATGCTCGAAGGAGCCGATCTGGAGGGCGCAAACCTATCAGGCACTGATTTTAGCCTGACCGATCTTCGTGGTGCCAACTTAACCAGAGCCAATCTTGAGAAGGCGAAGCTCGTGCGAGCTTCGCTCGCCGGGGCCACCGCGAAGACAGCAAACTTTACGCGCGTGGAAGGGCACCGCGCGAGCTTCGTTCGCTTTTCAGCTGAACGTACCTCATTTACCAGCTCCGAATTGCAGCGCGCTGATTTCAGCCTCGCGCGGCTGATCGATGTCGACTTCGAGAAAGCGGAGCTTGGCCGCGCCAGATTCACCGGCGCGAAACTCGAAAACGTTCGATTTTCGCTCGCAAACCTGTCTCGGGTCGACTTTACCGGCACATCGTTCGCGGGATCGACAGCATTCGACCGTGCTGTTCTCTTCCTGACGCGAATTGAGGGAAGCGATTTGTCACGAGCAACCGGTTTGCGGCAATCTCAAATCGACATAGCTTGCGGCGACGCCTCCACGAAACTGCCGCACGGCCTTTTCGCGCCGGCGAGTTGGCCTTGCATGTTCCATTGATACCGTTTGGGCTTTCGAATGTCCCGGGGTGAGCGTGGGCAGCCTATAAGTCACCGCTTCTGTGCGTCCTAATCGTAGTGGCAGCTACGCCGACCACCCGGCTCGTCTCCGCGCCTGAACATGTAACGCTAACTGAAGCGCGGCCGCGGCCAAGCCTGCCCATATCCCGTCTCAATCAGGCGATCGTGTGTGAGCCAAATGCTTCCGACGCAAATCGGGGG
The genomic region above belongs to Ensifer adhaerens and contains:
- a CDS encoding DUF2254 domain-containing protein; protein product: MSWNKLYALKSYMRASLWIIPFFALIAQQAFFRAVLTSEKWIPWIPPWPLGVDGTVAAMQAIVSLALSFLVFTFGSLLVAIQIASGQLTPRIIATTLLRDNVIRFTVGLFIFTLLFAIGAISRVNTSAPASIIWISAALGVLSLAAFLYLIDYSARLLRPVSIIHNVAEQGFAVIEGVYPESWKETDGQHQARDTFGKPDRLVLHSGSSDIILAVDVKYLLNRAIRADGVIELAARVGDFVAYGQPLFRLYGGAGQIPVHELCGTVAFGRERTIEQDPTFAFRVIVDIATKALSKAINDATTAVLAIDQLHRLLGSVGGRDLRNERLCDDGGRLRVVYPTPDWEDFVQLTCREIRIYGADNLQIARRLRAMIDNLEDVLPESRKQALRAERDLLNRMIDKAYLLPEDAALARIADTQGLGGSAES
- a CDS encoding MarC family protein, whose amino-acid sequence is MTTWLRTITAKLAISSTHKTCSSRAFCRPHDSRFPNGLITTLLLLLVVCPVQSFAQAPVSAAMPEAEFGARKVFFMLFLMLGPIKILMPFMAITKYWDPTVRRQVAQRAIFFSAGALAVAGLLGRTMLENFEISLPVLAMTGGIVLFLVALRTILQQSANLTDHTSAPDRAPDLKLAFSPLAFPTIVTPYGIAAVIVFATLAGNRQTEGLTVTAIVLLILGLDWLAMLFADFILKWVGTSLQVLAVVLGVTQAALGLQIILHSFRMLEW
- a CDS encoding GNAT family N-acetyltransferase, which encodes MRFRFLGGIREVSRERLLSMTKVDHRSTENFLAFGEDSEMIIATAIVACDASTERAEVAISVRAEHKHKGVAWELLRHVARFAEAAGAKSLESLESRANHEAIEVEREQGFVAVPYADDPTLILIRKDLRQR
- a CDS encoding pentapeptide repeat-containing protein, which codes for MSLTLMLGMVMVALVSRDSAQASHCKSWPMPGLNWSGCNKSHLMLEGADLEGANLSGTDFSLTDLRGANLTRANLEKAKLVRASLAGATAKTANFTRVEGHRASFVRFSAERTSFTSSELQRADFSLARLIDVDFEKAELGRARFTGAKLENVRFSLANLSRVDFTGTSFAGSTAFDRAVLFLTRIEGSDLSRATGLRQSQIDIACGDASTKLPHGLFAPASWPCMFH